A portion of the Corynebacterium occultum genome contains these proteins:
- a CDS encoding MFS transporter encodes MTNTSTPAQPPIDTRKVVTVAVLAVMVAQLPINLVSVSLTTIAADTGATTSGLQWVQSIYILAMSAAVLSAGVIAENIGRRKVMIIALWLMVLGALLGGLASLAGDLAMPVLWTGQAFSGLGGGALLPTTLGAIAMAVPDPRKRGPYMALWGAGTTGGLAVGAIVAGLILKIGSWGWIFLPSFLVAITVALITQAALPESPTSKPGMDIQGQIFATLAIIGLIFGVIQGGAQGWFSTPALLGYALGLIALALFIYRELNTYAPLMDLRVFRNPGFAAACFAAMMALFSVVGVGFMLALFLGSAKQLDPLGIATYIVFLPGTAFVVAPLAGKALAKLPSYAALLIGLLLAAVGTFLIAHTDETTAYLNVVWRLMIFGVSIAIMLASVATVAINSVPLKQAGMAGATNTVIRQIGGALGPAVIGSIYATRMAGGATPAESFTSALTVTTVLLVIAAVLVLIAEISTRRRS; translated from the coding sequence ATGACTAATACCTCAACCCCCGCCCAACCCCCGATAGACACCCGAAAAGTGGTGACCGTCGCCGTCCTCGCCGTGATGGTGGCTCAACTGCCCATCAACCTGGTGTCAGTCTCGCTGACCACCATCGCCGCCGACACCGGTGCCACCACCTCCGGACTACAGTGGGTGCAGAGCATCTACATCCTCGCCATGTCCGCTGCCGTGCTCTCCGCCGGTGTCATCGCTGAAAACATCGGCCGCCGCAAAGTCATGATCATCGCCCTCTGGCTGATGGTCCTCGGCGCCCTGCTCGGCGGCCTGGCCTCCCTGGCCGGTGACCTGGCCATGCCGGTGCTGTGGACCGGTCAGGCCTTCTCCGGACTCGGCGGCGGCGCCCTGCTCCCCACCACCCTGGGTGCGATCGCCATGGCAGTGCCCGACCCCCGCAAGCGTGGCCCCTACATGGCACTCTGGGGCGCCGGCACCACCGGTGGCCTGGCCGTCGGCGCCATCGTCGCCGGCCTGATCCTCAAGATCGGTTCCTGGGGCTGGATCTTCCTGCCCAGCTTCCTGGTCGCCATCACCGTCGCCCTGATCACCCAGGCCGCCCTCCCCGAATCCCCGACCTCCAAACCAGGCATGGACATCCAGGGGCAGATCTTCGCCACCCTGGCCATCATCGGCCTGATCTTCGGCGTGATCCAGGGCGGTGCCCAGGGCTGGTTCTCCACCCCGGCACTACTCGGCTACGCCCTCGGCCTGATCGCCCTCGCCCTGTTCATCTACCGCGAACTCAACACCTACGCCCCACTGATGGACCTACGGGTCTTCCGCAACCCCGGTTTCGCGGCCGCCTGCTTCGCCGCCATGATGGCACTGTTCTCCGTGGTGGGAGTCGGCTTCATGCTGGCCCTCTTCCTCGGCTCCGCAAAGCAGCTCGACCCCCTGGGCATCGCCACCTACATCGTCTTCCTCCCGGGCACCGCATTCGTGGTCGCCCCCCTCGCCGGCAAGGCACTGGCCAAACTGCCCTCCTACGCCGCCCTGCTCATCGGCCTGCTGCTCGCCGCGGTAGGCACCTTCCTCATCGCCCACACCGACGAAACCACCGCCTACCTGAATGTGGTGTGGCGCCTGATGATCTTCGGCGTCTCCATCGCCATCATGCTCGCCTCTGTGGCAACCGTCGCGATCAACTCCGTCCCCCTCAAACAGGCCGGCATGGCCGGTGCCACCAACACCGTGATCCGACAGATCGGTGGTGCCCTCGGCCCCGCCGTCATCGGCTCCATCTACGCCACCCGGATGGCCGGCGGTGCCACCCCGGCGGAATCCTTCACCTCCGCACTCACCGTGACCACCGTCCTGCTGGTCATCGCCGCAGTCCTGGTCCTCATCGCAGAAATCAGCACCCGCCGACGCAGCTGA
- a CDS encoding non-heme iron oxygenase ferredoxin subunit, with protein MIEHPVKVAELSELEPGAAVVIPPEVSGHSGPIALFNTDGGFRAVEDLCTHLGASLAKSRVEGNEVDCWLHHGRFCLDTGKATKYPAREQLATFPVEVRGTAVWLLP; from the coding sequence ATGATTGAACATCCTGTGAAGGTGGCTGAGCTTTCAGAGCTTGAACCGGGTGCCGCAGTGGTGATCCCCCCGGAGGTTTCCGGGCACAGCGGGCCCATCGCACTCTTTAATACGGATGGCGGTTTCCGGGCGGTGGAGGATCTGTGCACCCACCTCGGTGCCTCCCTGGCGAAGAGCAGGGTGGAGGGCAATGAGGTGGACTGCTGGCTGCATCATGGCCGCTTCTGCCTGGACACCGGCAAGGCCACGAAGTACCCGGCGCGGGAGCAGCTCGCCACTTTCCCGGTGGAGGTCCGCGGTACCGCGGTCTGGTTGTTGCCCTGA
- a CDS encoding methyltransferase, with amino-acid sequence MIPITPDHFAAEDLLTWEHDGVAGSAMWWSANDRVAPKKLVAVDDRLSTAQAMRYAAQGTAMLWLGDFYNAKQILSAIDRRLAKGRGRSAAQPVVTDAEEFYRIRQARAQRSRMMSLVLVPLTFDPQSGRAIVPLPRAPHVGPAVEFGYGQRPSSGEEGAVVSLQELIGVQGAYQWFLNGVDVPALNAKIHPHYGTFLPTRHEYVDLVAQAPLNNRNLAFDIGTGTGVLAAVLVNRGVKKVLGTDLSQRAVDCANDNFARLGMQGTAEAQLTSMFPAGRAPLIVCNPPWLPGSATTTLDAAVYDPGSKMLLQFLAGLPRHLTDDGEGWLILSDLAELLGLRSRQILLDAIDEAGLHVIDRLDTTPTHRRAKDSSDLLHAARSKEVTSLWRLQAKGPVPRR; translated from the coding sequence TTGATTCCCATTACTCCGGACCATTTTGCCGCGGAAGACTTGCTGACCTGGGAACACGACGGGGTGGCAGGTTCAGCCATGTGGTGGTCGGCAAATGACCGGGTAGCGCCCAAGAAGCTTGTCGCGGTCGATGACCGGCTCAGCACGGCTCAGGCAATGAGGTATGCAGCTCAGGGCACGGCAATGCTATGGCTGGGCGACTTCTATAACGCAAAACAAATTTTGAGTGCAATAGATCGACGCCTAGCAAAGGGGCGGGGGCGGTCAGCAGCTCAGCCTGTCGTGACCGATGCAGAGGAGTTTTACCGTATCCGCCAGGCCAGAGCCCAACGTTCGCGGATGATGTCATTGGTTCTGGTGCCGCTCACCTTTGACCCACAGAGTGGGAGGGCAATAGTGCCTCTGCCTCGGGCCCCGCACGTTGGTCCGGCGGTTGAGTTCGGATACGGGCAGCGCCCCAGCTCCGGCGAAGAGGGTGCCGTGGTGAGTCTACAAGAGCTGATCGGGGTGCAAGGCGCCTATCAATGGTTCTTGAACGGCGTGGACGTTCCCGCTTTGAACGCGAAGATTCACCCTCACTACGGTACGTTTTTGCCCACCCGTCACGAGTATGTCGATCTTGTTGCCCAGGCACCGCTGAACAATCGGAATTTAGCGTTCGATATTGGCACCGGCACTGGCGTACTGGCCGCAGTACTCGTGAACCGTGGCGTGAAAAAGGTGTTGGGAACAGACCTCAGCCAGCGTGCGGTGGACTGCGCGAACGACAACTTCGCTCGACTGGGCATGCAAGGCACGGCAGAGGCTCAGTTGACCAGCATGTTCCCTGCAGGACGGGCGCCGCTCATCGTCTGCAACCCACCATGGTTGCCGGGCAGCGCGACAACCACACTCGATGCAGCAGTGTATGACCCCGGTAGCAAAATGCTGCTGCAATTTCTGGCCGGGTTGCCGCGTCACCTCACGGATGACGGAGAGGGTTGGTTGATCCTCTCTGATCTCGCCGAGCTGCTTGGCTTGCGCAGTCGACAGATACTTCTGGACGCAATTGACGAGGCGGGGCTTCACGTGATCGATCGGCTCGACACCACGCCCACCCATAGGCGAGCGAAAGATAGCTCAGACCTTCTACACGCCGCACGTTCGAAGGAAGTCACCTCGCTATGGAGATTGCAAGCAAAAGGGCCTGTACCGCGGCGGTGA
- a CDS encoding DUF4177 domain-containing protein, with protein sequence MEYKVVEMREGWLGGKMSGEKLEKLLNKEARDGWRYKSMTSVDVKGRIGPSGVDGVLVVFERDAG encoded by the coding sequence ATGGAGTACAAGGTTGTGGAAATGCGGGAGGGCTGGCTGGGCGGCAAGATGTCCGGCGAGAAGCTGGAGAAGCTGCTCAATAAGGAGGCCCGGGATGGTTGGCGTTATAAGTCGATGACCTCGGTGGATGTTAAGGGTCGTATCGGGCCCAGCGGGGTGGACGGTGTCCTGGTGGTCTTCGAGCGCGATGCCGGGTAG
- a CDS encoding SulP family inorganic anion transporter — translation MDSSSTGAPGPDKRAWLLPTLRGARSSLSADLVAGLTLAAIGLPGSMAAAQLVGVSPALGLLAFVVGAFTFLLFGGHRILSVGPDSSIAPMLAAGAAGHALATGAGEEKVDPGALLLISLMVGAILIVIGLCRGGWITQFLSRPVTAGLLAGVGLNIIASQLHIVLGINEPTSGSVPVQVLDVLDSLDEINLWAVILALVVLAISGGAARLSPRFPGPLLGLAVVALITAFGGLRERGVETLPSAESVWRLPDFGAVPWGQASEMLVPALVIVVLVTVQTGATEAATKQGQATLDRDLGAIGVASVVAAGAGAFALNASPPRTRLVQQARGRSQVSSLMAGSMVLLVLFFGTGLLPLLPVAALSAVLMQIAFSLIRFDQLRHIARFSKAELGIALGTIVLVAVLGIVPGVGIAAVVTLLDRTRREARPPVYRKGLIPQSNHWVPVDAGVETVQVPEVLVWSVEAPIWYADADYVIQKLHEELDAGDYSVVVLDGAAVSDLDYTGVIALGTLIDHMLDEGLSVLVARATRTTQEALARAGLLEKVKLHPTVSDAVKEGAEIAGLEDEFRAARAKKKDLARLAEDGMDQAELLEGVDDPTEDLDVPPEGETSRQEEHHREQRADP, via the coding sequence ATGGATTCCTCCTCCACCGGTGCTCCCGGGCCGGATAAACGCGCCTGGCTGCTGCCTACCTTGCGGGGGGCCCGCTCCTCACTCAGCGCTGACCTGGTTGCGGGTTTAACACTGGCGGCGATTGGCCTGCCCGGTTCCATGGCTGCTGCCCAGCTGGTGGGGGTCTCCCCTGCCCTGGGTCTGCTGGCTTTTGTGGTGGGTGCCTTCACCTTCCTTCTCTTCGGTGGGCACCGCATTCTTTCGGTGGGGCCGGACTCCTCCATCGCGCCAATGTTGGCGGCTGGTGCTGCCGGTCACGCCTTGGCCACCGGAGCAGGGGAAGAGAAGGTGGACCCTGGGGCGTTGCTCCTGATCTCCTTGATGGTTGGTGCCATCTTGATTGTGATCGGCCTGTGCCGTGGGGGTTGGATCACCCAGTTCCTCTCCCGCCCGGTGACTGCCGGTTTGTTGGCCGGTGTGGGATTGAACATCATTGCCTCGCAGCTGCATATTGTGCTGGGCATCAATGAGCCGACCAGTGGTTCCGTCCCGGTGCAGGTGCTTGATGTCCTGGACAGTCTGGATGAGATCAACCTCTGGGCGGTGATTCTGGCTCTGGTGGTGCTGGCGATCAGCGGTGGGGCGGCGCGACTCAGCCCCCGATTCCCAGGCCCACTGCTGGGGTTGGCGGTGGTTGCTCTGATCACTGCTTTCGGCGGGCTCAGGGAGCGCGGCGTGGAAACACTGCCCTCGGCGGAGTCGGTGTGGCGGCTCCCCGACTTTGGTGCGGTGCCCTGGGGGCAGGCCTCCGAGATGCTGGTTCCGGCACTGGTCATTGTGGTGCTGGTGACGGTGCAGACCGGTGCCACTGAAGCCGCCACCAAGCAGGGACAGGCCACCCTTGACCGGGATCTGGGGGCTATCGGGGTGGCCTCCGTGGTGGCTGCCGGGGCTGGTGCTTTCGCACTGAATGCTTCCCCACCCCGCACCCGTCTAGTACAGCAGGCTCGGGGCAGGAGCCAGGTGAGTTCCCTGATGGCTGGTTCGATGGTGCTGCTCGTGCTCTTCTTCGGTACCGGTCTGCTGCCGCTGCTGCCGGTGGCTGCCCTGTCTGCGGTGTTGATGCAGATTGCTTTCTCGCTGATCCGTTTCGATCAGCTGCGACATATCGCCCGTTTCAGTAAGGCGGAGCTCGGCATCGCACTGGGCACCATTGTGCTGGTTGCTGTGCTGGGCATTGTGCCGGGTGTGGGAATCGCGGCCGTGGTCACCCTCCTGGACCGCACCCGGCGTGAGGCCCGCCCCCCGGTTTACCGCAAGGGTCTGATCCCTCAGTCCAACCATTGGGTGCCCGTGGATGCCGGGGTGGAGACGGTTCAGGTGCCGGAGGTGCTGGTCTGGTCGGTGGAGGCCCCGATCTGGTACGCGGATGCTGATTATGTGATCCAGAAGCTCCATGAGGAATTGGATGCCGGGGATTATTCAGTGGTGGTGCTGGATGGGGCGGCGGTCTCTGATCTGGATTACACCGGTGTGATCGCCCTGGGAACCCTCATTGATCACATGCTTGATGAGGGCCTCTCGGTGTTGGTGGCACGGGCCACCCGAACCACCCAGGAGGCGTTAGCGCGTGCGGGCCTGCTGGAGAAGGTGAAGTTGCACCCCACCGTCTCTGATGCGGTGAAGGAGGGGGCTGAGATCGCCGGCCTGGAGGATGAGTTCCGGGCTGCCCGGGCGAAGAAGAAGGATCTGGCACGGTTGGCGGAGGATGGCATGGATCAGGCGGAACTGTTGGAGGGTGTGGATGACCCCACCGAGGACCTGGATGTGCCACCGGAAGGGGAAACATCCCGGCAGGAGGAACATCATCGGGAGCAGCGAGCGGATCCTTAA
- a CDS encoding YbaN family protein, protein MLKGFLIVVGSLSLALGAIGIFLPILPTTPFMLLAAYCFGRSSQRLHNYLVTHKTFGTYISNYYNHAMTPAHKARTLAALWFSIILTILLIGSLIPAIILPIIAGMVSLHILRLHPKQAPQPVLIDAPPTPVEPQARQTEQ, encoded by the coding sequence ATGCTCAAGGGGTTTCTCATCGTGGTCGGTTCGCTGAGCCTTGCCCTCGGCGCGATCGGAATCTTCCTGCCGATCCTCCCCACCACCCCTTTCATGCTGCTGGCCGCCTACTGTTTCGGCCGCAGCTCCCAACGACTGCACAACTATCTGGTCACCCACAAGACCTTCGGCACCTACATCAGCAACTATTACAACCACGCGATGACGCCTGCCCACAAGGCCCGCACCCTGGCTGCCCTGTGGTTCAGCATCATTCTCACGATCCTGCTGATCGGTAGCCTGATTCCGGCCATCATCCTGCCGATCATCGCCGGGATGGTCTCACTGCACATCCTCCGTCTCCACCCGAAGCAGGCTCCCCAGCCAGTGCTTATCGACGCCCCGCCCACCCCGGTGGAGCCCCAGGCTCGGCAGACAGAGCAGTAG
- a CDS encoding NAD(P)/FAD-dependent oxidoreductase: MKNAIVIGAGIVGLSTAWHLQERGFEVTVLDREGVAAGSSWGNAGWLAPAKTIPLSDPSLWRYGPKAIFDPDAALSMPVRIDPKLWMFLARFMLQATERSWDNTMANLTPIDMAALAAFEEFELGGVDAMIRKGPYVIGFEKEEQSKGFLREIAGAVRHGQEAEMTRLDNPQELAPMLSDEVQVAYRLEGQRFIEPGPYVQALAKSVEERGGIIRSGVEVTHVAKGSRPAVILADASREEADEVVIATGAWLPRLAREYGVRTLVQAGRGYSFTVETDKPAEHPLYLPHHRMACTPYQGRFRIAGTMEFRRPDEPLYPRRIEAIVNQASRLMRGINFEERQDEWVGSRPVTPDGIPLIGQTKAEHIYVAGGHGMWGVVLGPATGKYLAQLIDTGETHPVIKPFDPLR; this comes from the coding sequence TTGAAGAACGCCATAGTGATCGGAGCCGGGATCGTGGGTCTGTCCACTGCCTGGCACCTGCAGGAACGTGGATTTGAGGTCACCGTCCTCGACCGTGAGGGAGTGGCTGCCGGGTCCTCCTGGGGCAATGCCGGTTGGCTGGCACCCGCGAAGACCATCCCGCTCTCCGATCCGAGTCTCTGGCGCTATGGCCCGAAGGCGATCTTTGATCCCGATGCGGCACTGAGCATGCCGGTACGCATCGACCCGAAGCTCTGGATGTTCCTGGCCCGCTTCATGCTGCAGGCCACTGAACGTTCCTGGGACAACACCATGGCCAACCTCACCCCCATCGACATGGCAGCTCTCGCGGCCTTCGAGGAGTTTGAGTTGGGTGGCGTGGATGCCATGATCCGCAAGGGTCCCTATGTGATCGGCTTCGAGAAGGAGGAGCAGTCCAAGGGATTCCTCCGGGAGATCGCCGGTGCGGTGCGCCACGGTCAGGAGGCGGAGATGACCCGCCTGGACAACCCCCAGGAACTGGCTCCCATGCTCTCTGATGAGGTTCAGGTGGCCTACCGTCTGGAGGGGCAACGTTTCATTGAGCCGGGACCCTATGTCCAGGCCCTGGCCAAGTCCGTGGAGGAGCGCGGCGGGATTATCCGCAGTGGGGTGGAGGTCACGCATGTGGCCAAGGGTTCCCGCCCCGCGGTGATCCTGGCTGATGCTTCCCGTGAGGAGGCTGATGAGGTGGTCATCGCCACCGGTGCGTGGCTCCCCCGCCTGGCTCGTGAGTACGGGGTACGCACCCTCGTGCAGGCTGGCCGTGGTTACTCCTTCACCGTGGAAACCGATAAGCCTGCCGAGCACCCCCTTTATCTGCCGCATCACCGCATGGCCTGCACTCCTTACCAGGGACGTTTCCGCATCGCCGGAACCATGGAGTTCCGACGCCCGGATGAGCCGCTCTACCCGCGTCGTATCGAGGCGATCGTCAACCAGGCGAGCCGCCTGATGCGGGGCATCAACTTCGAGGAACGCCAGGACGAGTGGGTGGGCTCCCGCCCGGTCACCCCAGATGGAATCCCACTGATCGGCCAGACCAAGGCGGAGCATATCTATGTTGCTGGCGGCCACGGGATGTGGGGTGTGGTCCTGGGTCCGGCAACCGGCAAGTACCTCGCCCAGCTTATTGACACCGGTGAAACTCACCCCGTGATCAAGCCCTTCGATCCCTTGCGCTGA
- a CDS encoding aldehyde dehydrogenase family protein, with product MNETTTIALNSYAQLLAAVDAGEQGREIFDPATGELVGHAPRHSVTDLHRAVDSAVDKQKEWASLSDAERCDYLNRAADAVEACAEALAELISREQGKPLSGPGARFEAGACATWLRVTGSHDISEETLVDDGETHAVLNYRPIGVVGAIGPWNWPAMITIWQIAPALRMGNAVVVKPSEYTPLTVLALVEILNTVLPEGVLQVISGDGEVGAAISTHEKIAKIMFTGSTATGKKIAEASADTLKRLTLELGGNDAGIVLPDADPAAIAQDLFWGAFINAGQTCAALKRLYVHDSLYEAVCEELRKVAEQMPMGVGMDEQNVLGPLQNKMQFDIVDRLVKAATDSGARVLLGANPDYEAPGYFYPTTLIADIDPDNPLVVEEQFGPALPIIRYSDVEEAIAEANKLDVGLGASVWSADRVKAREVAARIEAGTVWINSHGGVDPRIPFGGIKHSGYGVEFGVEGLKGVALPQVING from the coding sequence ATGAACGAGACCACCACCATCGCCCTGAACTCCTATGCCCAGCTGCTGGCCGCCGTTGATGCTGGCGAGCAGGGCCGCGAGATCTTCGACCCCGCCACCGGCGAGCTGGTGGGTCACGCCCCCCGGCACAGTGTCACGGACCTGCATCGCGCGGTGGACAGCGCCGTCGATAAGCAGAAGGAGTGGGCGAGCCTCAGCGACGCCGAGCGTTGTGACTACCTGAACCGTGCCGCTGATGCCGTGGAGGCCTGCGCTGAAGCGCTGGCGGAGCTGATCTCCCGGGAACAGGGCAAGCCACTCAGTGGTCCCGGGGCACGCTTCGAAGCGGGGGCCTGTGCCACCTGGCTGCGGGTCACCGGCTCCCATGACATCTCTGAGGAAACCCTCGTTGATGACGGTGAAACCCATGCGGTGCTGAACTACCGCCCCATCGGCGTGGTCGGGGCGATCGGCCCCTGGAACTGGCCCGCGATGATCACCATCTGGCAGATCGCCCCCGCCCTGCGGATGGGTAATGCCGTGGTGGTCAAGCCCTCCGAATACACCCCGCTGACGGTGTTGGCCCTGGTTGAAATTCTCAACACCGTCCTGCCGGAGGGTGTGCTGCAGGTGATCTCCGGGGACGGTGAGGTGGGGGCCGCGATCAGCACCCACGAGAAGATCGCCAAGATCATGTTCACCGGTTCCACCGCCACCGGCAAGAAGATCGCCGAGGCCTCTGCCGACACCCTCAAGCGCCTCACCCTGGAATTGGGCGGCAATGATGCGGGCATCGTCCTGCCGGATGCGGATCCCGCCGCCATCGCCCAGGATCTCTTCTGGGGTGCGTTCATCAATGCCGGTCAGACCTGCGCGGCACTCAAGCGCCTCTATGTCCATGATTCCCTCTATGAGGCGGTCTGTGAGGAATTGCGCAAGGTGGCGGAACAGATGCCCATGGGTGTGGGCATGGATGAGCAGAATGTGCTGGGCCCGTTGCAGAACAAGATGCAGTTCGACATCGTGGACCGCCTGGTCAAGGCAGCCACCGACTCTGGTGCACGTGTACTACTCGGGGCCAACCCCGACTATGAGGCACCGGGCTACTTCTACCCCACCACCCTGATCGCCGATATTGACCCGGATAATCCCCTGGTGGTGGAGGAGCAGTTCGGTCCGGCCCTGCCGATCATCCGCTACTCCGATGTGGAGGAGGCCATCGCCGAAGCCAATAAGCTGGATGTCGGCCTGGGAGCCTCCGTCTGGTCTGCCGACCGGGTGAAGGCCCGTGAGGTGGCGGCCCGGATCGAGGCTGGCACGGTGTGGATCAACTCTCATGGCGGGGTCGACCCGCGGATTCCCTTCGGTGGCATCAAGCACTCCGGTTATGGTGTGGAGTTCGGGGTCGAGGGGCTCAAGGGAGTTGCCCTGCCGCAGGTGATCAACGGTTAG
- a CDS encoding AraC-like ligand-binding domain-containing protein: protein MSPSLLSPSQSRNFSQWRADASAAFGTLQIDTPDPASFQAQVSMLRTGDVTLYDLQTPAHTVERRPAATAQATESFGKLSLQLEGVCTVSQDGRECVLYPGDLAFYVSQRPYRLHFPEPQHTLVVHFPEHFVHLIPEDIAQVTATRISGDSGLGRVAVPLFEQLAMNFEVLNGPHAGSLVRSALDMLVTVLSAELHHNAPPPSGELFRQATDYIAANLHDVELRPGTVAEALFVSLRHLHTQFAENGFTVANFIRNLRLEGIRRELADPRHARDTIQMIGQRYGLPEASQVSRAFRAAYGESPSAYRVRVLAGSI from the coding sequence ATGTCCCCCTCCCTGCTTTCGCCGAGCCAGAGCAGAAACTTCAGCCAGTGGCGGGCGGATGCTTCCGCGGCTTTCGGAACCCTGCAGATCGATACCCCTGACCCGGCCAGCTTCCAGGCCCAGGTCAGCATGCTGCGCACCGGTGATGTCACGCTCTATGACCTGCAGACCCCGGCACACACCGTGGAACGACGGCCCGCGGCAACTGCCCAGGCAACCGAATCCTTCGGCAAGTTGAGCCTTCAGCTGGAGGGGGTTTGCACGGTTTCCCAGGATGGCCGGGAGTGCGTCCTATACCCCGGTGACCTGGCTTTCTATGTCAGCCAGCGTCCCTACCGCCTTCATTTCCCGGAGCCGCAGCACACCCTGGTGGTGCACTTCCCGGAGCATTTCGTCCACCTCATTCCAGAGGACATCGCCCAGGTCACCGCCACCCGGATCTCCGGGGATTCCGGTCTGGGGCGGGTTGCGGTGCCACTTTTTGAGCAGTTGGCCATGAATTTCGAGGTGCTCAATGGTCCGCATGCCGGATCTCTGGTGCGCTCGGCGTTGGACATGCTGGTGACGGTTCTCTCGGCAGAGCTACATCACAATGCACCCCCGCCCTCTGGGGAGCTCTTCCGCCAGGCGACCGACTATATCGCCGCCAACCTGCATGATGTGGAGCTACGTCCGGGCACCGTCGCGGAGGCGCTCTTCGTCTCGCTCCGTCACCTACACACCCAATTCGCGGAGAATGGTTTCACGGTGGCCAATTTCATCCGCAACCTGCGGCTGGAGGGGATCCGCCGCGAATTGGCGGACCCCCGTCACGCCAGGGACACCATCCAGATGATCGGGCAGCGCTACGGCCTGCCCGAGGCGTCCCAGGTCTCGCGGGCCTTCCGGGCGGCCTACGGCGAGTCCCCGAGCGCCTACCGGGTGAGGGTGTTGGCTGGCTCAATTTGA
- a CDS encoding NAD-dependent succinate-semialdehyde dehydrogenase: MSVTIAELLAKVPTGLLIGDAWVEASDGGTFEVENPATGEIIATLASATSQDAIAALDAACAVQKDWARTPARQRAEILRRGFELVAQRAEEFATLMTLEMGKPIAEARGEVAYGNEFLRWFSEEAVRLYGRYGATPEGSLRMMTTRKPVGPCLLITPWNFPLAMATRKVAPAIAAGCVMVLKPARLTPLTSQYFAQTMLDAGLPPGVLNVVSGKSASAISNPIMEDDRLRKVSFTGSTPVGQQLLKKAADKVLRTSMELGGNAPFLVFEDADLDLAIEGAMGAKMRNIGEACTAANRFLVQESVAEEFGRRFAQRLQEQVLGNGLDESVTVGPLVEAKARDSVAALVDGAVAEGATVLTGGKAGEGAGYFYQPTVLTGVTARSSIFAEEIFGPVAPIITFRDEAEAIELANDTEYGLASYVFTQDTSRVFRVSDQLEFGLLGVNTGVISNAAAPFGGVKQSGMGREGGSEGIEEYTSVQYIGIRDPYADQKK; encoded by the coding sequence ATGAGCGTCACTATCGCTGAACTACTCGCCAAGGTGCCCACCGGACTGCTGATCGGGGATGCCTGGGTCGAGGCCTCCGATGGGGGCACCTTCGAGGTGGAAAATCCCGCCACCGGCGAGATCATCGCCACCCTGGCCTCGGCCACCAGCCAGGACGCGATCGCCGCCCTGGATGCCGCCTGCGCGGTCCAGAAGGACTGGGCACGCACCCCCGCCCGGCAGCGTGCCGAGATCCTGCGCCGTGGTTTTGAGCTGGTCGCCCAGCGCGCGGAAGAGTTCGCCACCTTAATGACCCTGGAGATGGGCAAACCCATCGCCGAGGCCCGCGGCGAGGTCGCCTACGGCAATGAGTTCCTGCGTTGGTTCTCCGAGGAAGCCGTCCGACTCTACGGCCGCTACGGTGCCACCCCGGAAGGATCCCTGCGGATGATGACCACCCGCAAACCGGTCGGCCCGTGTCTGCTGATCACCCCCTGGAACTTCCCGCTGGCCATGGCCACCCGCAAGGTCGCCCCCGCGATCGCCGCGGGTTGTGTCATGGTGCTCAAACCCGCCCGGTTGACGCCGCTGACCTCCCAGTACTTCGCCCAGACCATGCTCGATGCGGGACTTCCTCCCGGGGTGCTCAATGTGGTCTCCGGTAAGTCCGCCTCGGCGATCTCCAACCCGATCATGGAGGATGACCGCCTGCGCAAGGTCTCGTTCACCGGTTCCACCCCGGTGGGCCAGCAACTGCTGAAAAAAGCCGCGGACAAGGTGCTGCGTACCTCCATGGAGTTGGGTGGAAACGCGCCTTTCCTGGTGTTCGAGGATGCGGACCTGGATCTGGCGATCGAGGGTGCGATGGGGGCGAAGATGCGCAATATCGGAGAGGCCTGCACCGCCGCGAACCGTTTCCTGGTTCAGGAGTCCGTGGCTGAGGAGTTCGGCCGTCGTTTCGCGCAGCGCCTTCAGGAGCAGGTGCTCGGCAACGGTCTCGATGAGTCCGTGACCGTGGGCCCCCTGGTTGAGGCCAAGGCCCGCGATTCCGTGGCCGCGCTGGTCGACGGTGCGGTCGCCGAGGGAGCGACAGTACTCACCGGTGGTAAGGCCGGGGAAGGTGCGGGGTATTTCTACCAGCCGACGGTGTTGACCGGGGTGACCGCCCGGTCGTCGATCTTCGCCGAGGAAATCTTCGGCCCCGTCGCCCCGATCATCACCTTCCGTGATGAGGCCGAGGCCATTGAGTTGGCCAATGACACCGAGTACGGGTTGGCGTCCTATGTGTTCACCCAGGACACCTCCCGGGTGTTTCGGGTCTCTGACCAGTTGGAGTTCGGTCTGCTCGGGGTTAACACCGGGGTGATCTCGAATGCGGCGGCACCCTTTGGCGGGGTAAAGCAGTCCGGGATGGGCCGTGAAGGTGGTTCGGAGGGTATCGAGGAATACACCTCGGTGCAGTACATCGGTATCCGCGATCCTTACGCGGACCAGAAGAAGTAG